Proteins from a single region of Ailuropoda melanoleuca isolate Jingjing chromosome 15, ASM200744v2, whole genome shotgun sequence:
- the LOC100483510 gene encoding malignant T-cell-amplified sequence 1, with amino-acid sequence MFKKFDEKENVSNCIQLKTSVIKGIKNQLIEQFPGIEPWLNQILPKKDPVKIVRCHEHIEILTVNGELLFFRQREGPFYPTLRLLHKYPFILPHQQVDKGAIKFVLSGANIMCPGLTSPGAQLYPAAVDTVVAIMAEGKQHALCVGVMRMSAEDIEKVNKGIGIENIHYLNDGLWHMKTYK; translated from the coding sequence ATGTTCAAGAAatttgatgaaaaagaaaatgtatccaACTGCATCCAGTTGAAAACCTCAGTTATTAAGGGTATTAAGAACCAATTGATAGAGCAGTTTCCGGGTATCGAGCCGTGGCTCAATCAAATCTTGCCCAAGAAAGATCCGGTCAAAATCGTGCGCTGCCACGAACACATAGAGATCCTTACGGTCAACGGAGAGTTACTGTTCTTTAGACAGAGGGAGGGGCCCTTCTACCCCACCCTGAGGCTCCTTCACAAATACCCCTTCATCCTGCCGCACCAGCAGGTGGACAAGGGAGCCATCAAGTTTGTGCTCAGCGGAGCCAACATCATGTGTCCCGGCCTGACGTCCCCGGGGGCGCAGCTGTACCCCGCCGCGGTGGACACGGTCGTGGCCATCATGGCCGAGGGCAAGCAGCACGCGCTGTGCGTCGGCGTCATGAGGATGTCCGCCGAAGACATCGAGAAGGTCAACAAGGGAATCGGCATCGAGAACATCCACTATTTGAACGATGGGCTGTGGCACATGAAGACGTACAAGTGA